From Pseudomonas poae, the proteins below share one genomic window:
- a CDS encoding peptidylprolyl isomerase: protein MTIAANKAVSIDYTLTNDAGEVIDSSAGGAPLVYLQGAGNIIPGLEKALEGKNVGDELTVAVEPEDAYGEYSAELVSTLSRSMFEGVDELEVGMQFHASAPDGQMQIVTIRDLDGDDVTVDGNHPLAGQRLNFQVKIVAIRDASQEEVAHGHVHGEGGHHH from the coding sequence ATGACGATCGCCGCTAACAAGGCTGTCTCCATCGACTATACCCTGACCAACGACGCTGGTGAGGTCATCGACAGCTCCGCCGGCGGCGCGCCGCTGGTCTACCTGCAAGGCGCAGGTAACATCATCCCGGGCCTGGAGAAGGCGCTGGAAGGCAAGAACGTTGGTGACGAACTGACCGTCGCCGTAGAACCTGAAGATGCTTACGGCGAATACTCCGCTGAACTGGTCAGCACCCTGAGCCGCAGCATGTTCGAAGGTGTTGATGAGCTGGAAGTCGGCATGCAGTTCCACGCTTCCGCGCCGGACGGCCAAATGCAGATCGTCACCATCCGCGATCTGGACGGCGACGACGTCACCGTCGACGGCAACCACCCTCTGGCAGGCCAGCGCCTGAACTTCCAAGTGAAGATCGTTGCCATCCGCGACGCTTCCCAGGAAGAAGTGGCTCACGGCCACGTCCACGGTGAAGGCGGTCATCACCATTGA
- a CDS encoding DUF3565 domain-containing protein, translating to METALLAAIVMGRDLLHKNEERTSLNKDLPESEQNPDGRGRTNVSTVTGFHQDEDQQWVVELSCGHTQHLRHQPPWQSRAWVTDPTQRLEKIGQRFACGWCAQAPDRDNLVS from the coding sequence ATGGAGACAGCCTTGTTAGCGGCGATCGTCATGGGGCGAGACCTTTTGCATAAGAATGAAGAACGGACAAGTCTAAACAAGGATTTGCCCGAAAGCGAACAGAACCCGGACGGACGGGGTCGAACAAACGTCTCGACCGTCACCGGTTTTCATCAAGATGAGGACCAGCAATGGGTCGTCGAACTGTCCTGCGGCCACACTCAGCACTTGCGTCATCAGCCGCCGTGGCAATCCCGGGCCTGGGTGACGGACCCCACGCAACGCCTTGAAAAAATAGGTCAGCGCTTTGCGTGTGGCTGGTGCGCTCAAGCCCCGGATAGAGATAACCTTGTCAGCTGA
- the pta gene encoding phosphate acetyltransferase has product MQTFFIAPTDFGVGLTSISLGLVRTLERAGLKVGFFKPIAQPHPGDTGPERSTELVARTHGLKPPQPLGLAHVERMLGDGQLDELLEEIITLYQQAAIGKDVLIVEGMVPTRSASYAARVNLHLAKSLDAEVILVSAPENEVLTELSGRVELQAQLFGGPKDPKVLGVILNKVRTDESIEAFSARLKEHSPLLRSGDFRLLGCIPYQPELNAPRTRDVADLMGAQILNAGDYETRRMTKIIICARTMRNTVELLKPGVLVVTPGDRDDIILAVSLAAINGVPLAGLLLTSDTLPDPRIMDLCRGAFQAGLPVLSVSSGSYDTANQLNGLNKEIPIDDRERAEIITDFVASHLDARWLHQRCGTPREMRLSPAVFRYQLIQRAQAANKRIVLPEGSEPLTVQAAAICQARGIARCVLLAKPADVEAVARAQGIELPEGLEILDPDLIRQRYVEPMVALRKSKSLNAPMAEQQLEDTVVIATMMLALDEVDGLVSGVIHSTANTIRPALQLIKTAPGCTLVSSVFFMLFPEQVLVYGDCVMNPHPSAAELAEIALQSADSAAAFGITPRVAMISYSSGDSASGEEVEKVREATLLAHEQQSSLLIDGPLQYDAAANEAVARQLAPDSLVAGKATVFVFPDLNTGNTTHKAVQRSADCVSLGPMLQGLRKPVNDLPRGAQVDDIVYTIALTAIQAANRPMDI; this is encoded by the coding sequence ATGCAGACTTTTTTTATCGCGCCCACCGATTTTGGTGTGGGTCTGACCTCCATCAGCCTTGGGCTGGTGCGTACCCTTGAGCGGGCCGGGCTGAAAGTCGGCTTTTTCAAGCCGATTGCGCAGCCGCACCCCGGCGACACCGGCCCCGAGCGCTCCACCGAACTGGTGGCCCGCACCCACGGCCTCAAGCCGCCGCAACCCTTGGGCCTGGCCCATGTGGAGCGGATGCTCGGCGACGGCCAGCTCGACGAGCTGCTCGAAGAAATCATCACCCTGTATCAACAGGCCGCCATCGGCAAGGACGTGCTGATCGTCGAGGGCATGGTGCCGACCCGCAGCGCCAGCTATGCGGCGCGGGTCAACCTGCACCTGGCCAAGAGCCTGGACGCAGAAGTGATCCTGGTGTCGGCCCCGGAAAACGAAGTGCTCACCGAGCTATCAGGGCGCGTGGAATTGCAGGCCCAGCTGTTCGGCGGCCCGAAAGACCCGAAAGTGCTCGGCGTGATCCTCAACAAGGTGCGCACCGACGAAAGCATTGAAGCCTTCTCGGCGCGTCTCAAGGAGCACTCGCCGCTGTTGCGCAGCGGTGACTTCCGCCTGCTCGGCTGCATCCCCTACCAGCCGGAACTCAACGCGCCGCGCACCCGCGACGTGGCCGACCTGATGGGCGCGCAGATCCTCAACGCCGGCGACTACGAAACCCGGCGCATGACCAAAATCATCATCTGCGCCCGCACCATGCGTAACACCGTGGAGCTGCTCAAGCCCGGCGTGCTGGTGGTGACCCCGGGCGACCGCGACGACATCATCCTCGCCGTCAGCCTGGCTGCGATCAACGGCGTGCCCCTGGCCGGCCTGTTGCTGACCAGCGACACCCTGCCCGATCCACGCATCATGGATTTGTGCCGCGGCGCATTCCAGGCCGGGCTGCCGGTGCTGTCGGTGAGCTCCGGCTCGTACGACACGGCCAACCAGCTCAATGGCCTGAACAAGGAAATCCCTATCGATGACCGTGAGCGCGCAGAGATCATCACTGACTTTGTCGCCAGCCACCTCGATGCGCGCTGGCTGCACCAACGCTGCGGCACGCCACGGGAGATGCGCCTGTCGCCGGCGGTATTCCGCTATCAGCTGATCCAGCGCGCCCAGGCCGCCAACAAGCGCATTGTATTGCCCGAGGGCAGCGAGCCGTTGACCGTACAAGCCGCCGCCATCTGCCAGGCCCGGGGGATTGCCCGCTGCGTGCTGCTGGCCAAGCCTGCGGACGTGGAAGCCGTCGCCCGCGCCCAGGGCATCGAACTGCCCGAGGGCCTGGAGATTCTTGACCCGGACCTGATTCGCCAGCGCTACGTCGAACCGATGGTCGCGCTGCGCAAGAGCAAGAGCCTCAATGCGCCGATGGCCGAGCAGCAACTGGAGGACACGGTGGTGATCGCCACCATGATGCTCGCCCTGGACGAAGTCGACGGCCTGGTCTCCGGGGTTATCCACTCCACCGCCAACACCATCCGCCCTGCCCTGCAGCTGATCAAGACCGCGCCGGGCTGCACCCTGGTGTCGTCGGTGTTCTTTATGCTGTTTCCCGAGCAGGTGCTGGTGTACGGCGACTGCGTGATGAACCCGCACCCAAGCGCAGCCGAGCTGGCGGAAATCGCCCTGCAAAGCGCCGACTCGGCCGCCGCGTTCGGCATCACCCCACGTGTGGCGATGATCAGCTATTCCAGCGGCGATTCGGCCAGCGGCGAGGAAGTGGAAAAAGTCCGCGAAGCCACCCTGCTCGCCCACGAGCAGCAAAGCTCACTGCTGATCGACGGACCACTGCAATATGACGCCGCCGCCAACGAAGCCGTCGCCCGACAGCTGGCGCCCGACAGCCTGGTCGCGGGCAAGGCCACCGTGTTCGTGTTCCCGGACCTGAACACCGGCAACACCACGCACAAGGCCGTGCAACGCAGCGCCGATTGCGTGAGCCTGGGGCCGATGCTCCAGGGCCTGCGCAAACCCGTCAACGATCTGCCACGTGGCGCCCAGGTCGACGACATCGTGTACACCATCGCGCTGACTGCGATCCAAGCCGCCAACCGACCTATGGATATCTAA
- a CDS encoding acyltransferase, producing MLGFLPAAVRGVIASLLLALNTILLCSFLFIVALFKALPFAKRFSEWLMNHTHEAWVTNNKGWMNLVCRTRWHLTGLEGLDYQHSYLVTSNHQSWVDIMVLQYVLNRRIRPLKFFLKQELIWVPVIGLAWWALGFPFMKRYTKAYLEKHPEKKGKDLETTRKTCAKFRDNPVGIFNFAEGTRFTPGKHAQQNSPFRYLLKPKAGGIAFVLDAMGEQLKSLVNVTIHYPAGRPGYWDLLCGNVKDVVVHFEEVQIPAEFIGKNYEQDGEYRLAFQGWINRLWEEKDDLLDQLHKDFPERR from the coding sequence ATGTTGGGTTTTCTACCTGCCGCCGTGCGCGGGGTGATCGCTTCGCTGTTGCTGGCACTGAATACGATCCTGCTGTGTTCGTTCCTGTTTATCGTCGCGCTGTTCAAGGCCCTGCCGTTCGCCAAGCGCTTCAGCGAATGGCTGATGAACCACACCCATGAAGCCTGGGTGACCAACAACAAGGGCTGGATGAACCTGGTGTGCCGCACCCGCTGGCACCTGACCGGCCTTGAGGGCCTGGATTACCAGCACTCGTACCTGGTGACCAGCAACCACCAGAGCTGGGTCGACATCATGGTGTTGCAATACGTGCTCAATCGGCGGATTCGCCCACTGAAGTTCTTCCTCAAGCAAGAACTGATCTGGGTGCCGGTGATTGGCCTGGCGTGGTGGGCGCTGGGCTTTCCGTTCATGAAGCGTTACACCAAAGCCTATCTGGAGAAACACCCGGAGAAAAAAGGCAAAGACCTGGAAACCACTCGCAAGACCTGCGCGAAGTTTCGCGACAACCCCGTGGGCATTTTCAACTTTGCCGAAGGCACACGGTTTACCCCAGGCAAGCATGCCCAGCAGAACTCGCCGTTTCGTTACCTGCTCAAGCCCAAGGCCGGTGGTATCGCGTTTGTGCTGGATGCCATGGGTGAACAGCTGAAGTCACTGGTGAACGTGACCATCCACTACCCGGCTGGGCGCCCTGGTTATTGGGATTTGCTCTGCGGGAATGTGAAGGACGTGGTGGTGCACTTTGAAGAGGTGCAGATCCCGGCCGAGTTTATTGGCAAGAATTATGAGCAGGATGGGGAATATCGGTTGGCGTTCCAGGGCTGGATCAACCGGTTGTGGGAAGAGAAAGATGACTTGCTCGATCAACTTCACAAAGATTTCCCAGAACGCCGCTGA
- the cysN gene encoding sulfate adenylyltransferase subunit CysN, giving the protein MSHQSDLISEDILAYLSQHERKEMLRFLTCGNVDDGKSTLIGRLLHDSKMIYEDHLEAITRDSKKSGTTGDDIDLALLVDGLQAEREQGITIDVAYRYFSTAKRKFIIADTPGHEQYTRNMATGASTCDLAIILIDARYGVQTQTRRHSFIASLLGIKHIVVAVNKMDINGFDQSVFEQIKADYLKFADGIAFKPSTLAFVPMSALKGDNVVNKSERSPWYTGQSLMEILETVEIANDRNYTDLRFPVQYVNRPNLNFRGFAGTLASGIVHKGDEVVVLPSGKSSRVKSIVTFEGELEHAGPGQAVTLTMEDEIDISRGDLLVHADNVPQVTDAFDAMLVWMAEEPMLPGKKYDIKRATSYVPGSITSIVHRVDVNTLAEGPASSLQLNEIGRVKVSLDAAIALDGYDSNRTTGAFIVIDRLTNGTVAAGMIIAPPVTHGSAAQHGKLAHVATEERALRFGQQPATVLFSGLSGAGKSTLAYAVERKLFDMGRAVFVLDGQNLRHDLNKGLPQDRAGRTENWRRAAHVARQFNEAGLLTLAAFVAPDAEGREQAKALIGADRLLTVYVQASPLVCAERDPQGLYAAGGDNIPGESFPYDVPLNADLVIDTQALSLEESVKQVLELLRQRGAI; this is encoded by the coding sequence ATGTCGCATCAATCTGATTTGATCAGCGAGGACATCCTCGCCTACCTGAGCCAGCACGAGCGCAAGGAAATGTTGCGCTTCCTGACCTGTGGCAACGTCGACGACGGCAAGAGCACCCTGATCGGGCGCCTGCTGCACGACTCCAAGATGATCTACGAAGATCACCTGGAAGCCATCACCCGCGATTCGAAAAAATCCGGCACCACCGGCGACGACATCGACCTGGCCTTGCTGGTCGACGGCCTGCAGGCCGAGCGTGAGCAGGGCATCACCATCGATGTTGCCTACCGCTACTTCTCTACCGCCAAGCGCAAATTCATCATCGCCGACACCCCCGGCCACGAGCAGTACACCCGCAACATGGCCACCGGTGCGTCCACCTGTGACCTGGCGATCATCCTGATCGACGCGCGCTACGGTGTGCAGACCCAGACCCGTCGTCACAGCTTTATCGCCTCGTTGCTGGGCATCAAACACATCGTGGTGGCCGTCAACAAGATGGACATCAATGGCTTCGACCAAAGCGTATTCGAGCAGATCAAGGCCGATTACCTGAAGTTCGCCGACGGTATCGCCTTCAAGCCGAGCACCTTGGCCTTCGTGCCGATGTCGGCGCTCAAGGGCGACAACGTGGTGAACAAGAGCGAGCGTTCGCCGTGGTACACCGGGCAGTCGCTGATGGAGATCCTGGAAACCGTCGAGATCGCCAACGACCGCAACTACACCGACCTGCGCTTCCCGGTGCAGTACGTCAACCGTCCGAACCTGAACTTCCGTGGCTTCGCCGGCACCCTGGCCAGCGGCATCGTGCACAAGGGCGACGAAGTCGTAGTGCTGCCGTCAGGCAAGAGCAGCCGCGTCAAATCCATCGTTACCTTTGAAGGTGAGCTGGAGCACGCAGGCCCGGGCCAGGCCGTGACCCTGACCATGGAAGACGAGATCGACATCTCCCGTGGCGACCTGCTGGTGCATGCCGACAATGTGCCGCAAGTTACCGACGCGTTCGACGCCATGCTGGTGTGGATGGCCGAAGAGCCGATGCTGCCGGGCAAGAAATACGACATCAAGCGCGCCACCAGCTACGTGCCGGGTTCCATCACCAGCATCGTGCACCGTGTGGACGTGAACACCCTGGCCGAAGGTCCGGCGAGTTCGCTGCAGTTGAACGAGATCGGCCGGGTCAAGGTCAGCCTCGACGCCGCCATCGCTTTGGACGGCTACGACAGTAATCGCACCACGGGCGCGTTTATCGTCATCGACCGTTTGACCAATGGCACTGTGGCTGCGGGCATGATCATCGCGCCGCCGGTTACTCACGGCAGCGCGGCGCAGCACGGCAAATTAGCTCACGTGGCCACCGAAGAGCGCGCACTGCGCTTCGGCCAGCAACCGGCCACCGTACTGTTCAGCGGCCTGTCGGGCGCGGGCAAGAGCACCTTGGCCTATGCGGTTGAGCGCAAGCTGTTCGACATGGGCCGGGCGGTGTTCGTACTGGATGGCCAGAACCTGCGTCACGACCTGAACAAAGGCTTGCCGCAGGACCGTGCCGGGCGCACCGAGAACTGGCGTCGTGCGGCTCACGTTGCGCGTCAGTTCAACGAAGCGGGCTTGTTGACCCTGGCTGCGTTTGTTGCGCCGGATGCCGAAGGGCGTGAACAGGCCAAGGCGTTGATTGGCGCCGACCGCCTGCTGACCGTCTACGTGCAAGCGTCGCCGCTGGTGTGCGCCGAGCGTGATCCGCAAGGCTTGTACGCTGCCGGCGGGGATAACATCCCTGGCGAATCCTTCCCGTACGACGTGCCGCTGAATGCCGATCTGGTGATCGACACCCAGGCCCTGTCTCTGGAAGAAAGCGTCAAGCAAGTGCTGGAGCTGTTGCGTCAGCGCGGCGCGATCTAA
- the cysD gene encoding sulfate adenylyltransferase subunit CysD, protein MVDKLTHLKQLEAESIHIIREVAAEFDNPVMLYSIGKDSAVMLHLARKAFFPGKLPFPVMHVDTRWKFQEMYKFRDKMVEELGLDLITHVNPDGVAQGINPFTHGSAKHTDIMKTEGLKQALDKHGFDAAFGGARRDEEKSRAKERVYSFRDSKHRWDPKNQRPELWNVYNGNVNKGESIRVFPLSNWTELDIWQYIYLEGIPIVPLYFAAERDVIEKNGTLIMIDDDRILEHLSDEDKARIVKKKVRFRTLGCYPLTGAVESEAETLTDIIQEMLLTRTSERQGRVIDHDGAGSMEDKKRQGYF, encoded by the coding sequence ATGGTCGACAAACTGACGCATCTGAAACAGCTGGAGGCGGAAAGCATCCACATCATCCGCGAGGTCGCCGCCGAGTTCGACAACCCGGTGATGCTCTACTCGATCGGTAAAGACTCCGCCGTGATGCTGCACCTGGCGCGCAAAGCCTTTTTCCCAGGCAAACTGCCGTTCCCAGTGATGCACGTCGATACCCGCTGGAAATTCCAGGAAATGTACAAGTTCCGCGACAAAATGGTCGAGGAACTGGGCCTGGACCTGATCACCCACGTCAACCCCGATGGTGTGGCGCAGGGCATCAACCCGTTCACCCACGGCAGCGCCAAGCACACCGACATCATGAAGACCGAGGGCCTCAAGCAGGCCCTGGACAAGCATGGTTTCGACGCAGCGTTCGGCGGCGCCCGTCGTGATGAAGAGAAATCCCGCGCCAAAGAGCGCGTGTACTCATTCCGCGACAGCAAACACCGCTGGGACCCAAAGAACCAGCGCCCGGAGCTGTGGAACGTCTACAACGGCAACGTCAACAAGGGCGAATCGATCCGTGTGTTCCCGCTGTCCAACTGGACCGAGCTGGACATCTGGCAGTACATCTACCTCGAAGGCATCCCGATTGTGCCGCTGTACTTCGCCGCCGAACGCGATGTGATCGAGAAGAACGGCACGTTGATCATGATCGACGACGACCGCATCCTTGAGCACTTGTCCGATGAAGACAAAGCCCGAATCGTCAAAAAGAAAGTACGTTTCCGTACCCTTGGCTGCTACCCGTTGACGGGTGCGGTGGAGTCCGAAGCCGAAACGCTGACCGACATCATTCAGGAAATGCTCCTGACGCGAACTTCCGAGCGCCAGGGCCGTGTCATCGACCACGATGGTGCAGGCTCGATGGAAGATAAAAAACGTCAAGGCTATTTCTAA
- a CDS encoding Nif3-like dinuclear metal center hexameric protein, with the protein MAVPLTTLVEEADRYLGSAKIADYCPNGLQVEGRPQVMRIVSGVTASQALLDAAVEAQADLILVHHGYFWKGENPCITGMKQRRLKTLLKHDISLLAYHLPLDLHPDVGNNVQLARQLDITVEGPLDPNNPKVVGLVGSLAEPLSPRDFARRVQDVMGREPLLIEGSEMIRRVGWCTGGGQGYIDDAIAAGVDLFLSGEASEQTFHSARENHISFIAAGHHATERYGVQALGDYLARRFALEHLFIDCLNPI; encoded by the coding sequence ATGGCCGTCCCCCTTACCACCCTCGTCGAGGAAGCGGACCGCTACCTTGGCAGCGCAAAAATTGCCGATTATTGCCCCAATGGCCTGCAGGTCGAGGGTCGCCCGCAGGTGATGCGCATCGTCAGCGGCGTCACCGCCAGTCAGGCCCTGCTGGACGCCGCCGTCGAAGCCCAGGCTGACCTGATCCTGGTGCATCACGGTTATTTCTGGAAAGGCGAAAACCCCTGCATCACCGGCATGAAGCAACGCCGCTTGAAAACCCTGCTCAAGCACGACATCAGTCTGCTGGCCTACCACCTGCCGTTGGACCTGCACCCGGATGTCGGCAATAACGTGCAACTGGCTCGCCAGCTGGACATCACGGTCGAAGGCCCGCTGGACCCGAATAACCCCAAGGTCGTCGGCCTGGTCGGCTCCCTGGCGGAGCCCTTGTCGCCCCGTGACTTCGCCCGCCGCGTGCAGGACGTGATGGGCCGCGAGCCACTGCTGATCGAAGGCAGCGAAATGATCCGCCGCGTCGGCTGGTGCACCGGCGGTGGACAGGGCTATATCGACGACGCGATTGCGGCCGGTGTCGACCTGTTCCTCAGTGGCGAGGCTTCCGAGCAGACCTTCCACAGTGCGCGGGAAAACCACATCAGCTTTATCGCCGCCGGCCACCATGCCACCGAGCGCTACGGCGTACAGGCGCTGGGCGATTACCTGGCGCGGCGGTTTGCCCTGGAGCATCTGTTCATCGATTGCCTCAATCCGATCTGA
- a CDS encoding trypsin-like peptidase domain-containing protein, with protein sequence MLKALRFFGWPLLAGVLIAMLIIQRYPQLVGLPSLDVNLQQAPQTSAVVQGPVTYADAVVIAAPAVVNLYTTKVINKPAHPLFEDPQFRRYFGDNGPKQRRMESSLGSGVIMSPEGYILTNNHVTTGADQIVVALRDGRETLARVVGSDPETDLAVLKIDLKSLPSITLGRSDGLRVGDVALAIGNPFGVGQTVTMGIISATGRNQLGLNSYEDFIQTDAAINPGNSGGALVDANGNLTGINTAIFSKSGGSQGIGFAIPVKLAMEVMKSIIEHGQVIRGWLGIEVQPLTKELAESFGLTGRPGIVVAGIFRDGPAQKAGLQLGDVILSINGEPAGDGRKSMNQVARIKPTDKVAIQVMRNGKEIKLLAEIGLRPPPAPVKEEE encoded by the coding sequence ATGCTCAAGGCACTGCGTTTTTTTGGATGGCCATTGCTGGCTGGCGTGCTGATCGCGATGCTGATTATTCAGCGTTATCCCCAGTTGGTGGGCTTACCCAGCCTTGATGTGAACCTGCAACAGGCACCGCAAACCAGCGCGGTGGTACAAGGCCCGGTGACCTATGCCGACGCAGTGGTCATCGCCGCGCCGGCCGTGGTCAATCTGTATACCACCAAGGTCATCAACAAACCGGCGCACCCGTTGTTTGAAGACCCGCAGTTCCGCCGCTATTTCGGGGATAACGGGCCCAAGCAGCGCCGTATGGAATCCAGCCTGGGTTCCGGCGTGATCATGAGCCCTGAGGGCTACATCCTGACCAACAACCACGTGACCACCGGCGCCGACCAGATTGTGGTGGCCCTGCGTGACGGCCGCGAAACCCTGGCCCGCGTAGTGGGCAGTGACCCGGAAACCGACCTCGCAGTGCTGAAGATCGACTTGAAAAGCCTGCCCTCGATCACCCTAGGCCGCTCCGATGGCTTGCGCGTGGGTGACGTGGCGCTGGCCATCGGCAACCCGTTCGGGGTCGGCCAGACGGTGACCATGGGTATCATCAGCGCCACCGGGCGCAACCAGCTGGGGCTAAACAGCTACGAAGATTTCATCCAGACCGACGCGGCGATCAACCCGGGCAACTCCGGCGGCGCGCTGGTGGATGCCAATGGCAACCTGACCGGGATCAACACCGCTATTTTCTCCAAGTCCGGCGGCTCCCAGGGCATCGGTTTTGCGATCCCGGTGAAGCTGGCGATGGAAGTGATGAAGTCGATCATCGAACACGGCCAGGTGATTCGCGGCTGGCTGGGGATTGAAGTGCAACCACTGACCAAGGAACTCGCCGAGTCGTTTGGCCTGACCGGGCGCCCTGGCATCGTGGTCGCCGGGATCTTCCGCGATGGCCCGGCGCAGAAAGCCGGCCTGCAACTGGGCGACGTGATCCTGAGCATCAACGGTGAACCGGCCGGGGACGGTCGCAAGTCGATGAACCAGGTGGCGCGGATCAAGCCGACCGACAAAGTGGCGATCCAGGTGATGCGCAACGGCAAAGAGATCAAGCTGCTGGCGGAAATCGGCCTGCGCCCACCGCCTGCACCGGTGAAAGAAGAGGAATAA
- a CDS encoding TonB-dependent siderophore receptor translates to MPSRRFAPLAGLALGLLLDPAYADDNTVELEAISVTTDAYESATGPVNGYRATRSASATKTDTALRDIPQSISVIPATVLKDLGSTSVERALEFAGGVSKQNNFGGLTLYEYSVRGFTTSEFYQDGFSANRGYPSTPDAANIERIEVLKGPAASLYGRGDPGGTVNIVTKKPQPEAFTTLQTSAGSWDRYRTAVDLNTPLDSEGNVLSRVNLAVEDNNSFRDHVQSKRVFVAPSFSWQLDPDTSLLVESEFVRHSSTFDRGIVDASGVSRSTFLGEPNDGDIDNHNNRIQATLEHHLNDAWKLRLASHYKQGSLWGDASESRALNADGHTVNRRYRERSTGWHDSITQLELRGLFDIGSWQHELLIGTEYEDYRKKERVTAIAGSPYAIDIYNPVYGQPKPNGTRSGTDFFEQTKSHALNLQDQIIFTDRLRGMIGARFEHFEQSTDDFARNHAKSRQTHDALTQRAGLLYQLTPHVGVFANASTSFKPNNGLDAEGKSFKPEEGVGYEVGVKSELFDDRLSATLAAFHIEKENVLALDPATNTNRAMGKARSQGFDLQLSGQVTDAVRVIGAFAYIDAEVTQGDKAIPTGSRILGVAKRSGSLLGVYEFQDGFLRGSDLGAAFTYVGDRSGEAGSSFELPAYHTVDLLAHYKATQNVTVGLNLNNLLDEKYYERAYSNYWVNPGEPRNFTVSLTLNL, encoded by the coding sequence ATGCCGTCTCGAAGATTTGCCCCCTTGGCTGGCCTGGCCTTGGGCCTGTTGCTGGACCCCGCCTACGCCGATGACAACACCGTTGAACTGGAGGCCATCAGCGTCACCACCGACGCGTATGAATCCGCCACCGGCCCGGTCAACGGTTATCGCGCCACCCGCTCCGCCAGCGCGACCAAAACCGACACCGCCTTGCGCGACATCCCACAATCGATCAGCGTGATTCCCGCGACGGTGCTCAAGGACCTGGGCAGCACCAGCGTCGAACGCGCCTTGGAGTTTGCCGGGGGCGTGTCCAAACAAAACAACTTCGGCGGCCTGACGCTGTACGAATACAGCGTGCGCGGCTTCACCACGTCGGAGTTCTATCAGGACGGCTTCAGCGCCAACCGTGGCTACCCGAGCACGCCGGACGCGGCCAATATCGAGCGCATCGAAGTGCTCAAAGGCCCCGCCGCCAGCCTGTACGGGCGTGGCGATCCCGGCGGCACGGTGAATATCGTCACCAAGAAGCCCCAGCCAGAAGCCTTTACCACCCTGCAAACCAGCGCCGGCAGTTGGGACCGCTACCGCACCGCCGTCGACCTCAACACCCCGCTCGACAGCGAGGGCAACGTGCTGTCGCGGGTCAACCTGGCGGTAGAAGACAACAACAGCTTCCGCGACCACGTACAGAGCAAGCGGGTGTTCGTCGCGCCCTCGTTCAGTTGGCAACTGGACCCGGACACCAGCCTGCTGGTGGAAAGCGAATTCGTTCGCCACAGCTCCACCTTCGACCGTGGCATCGTCGACGCCAGCGGCGTATCCCGCTCCACCTTCCTCGGCGAACCCAACGACGGTGATATCGACAACCATAACAACCGCATCCAGGCCACCCTCGAGCATCACCTCAACGACGCCTGGAAACTGCGCCTCGCCAGCCACTACAAACAAGGCAGCCTGTGGGGCGACGCCTCGGAAAGCCGTGCGCTGAATGCCGATGGTCACACCGTCAACCGCCGCTATCGCGAACGTTCCACGGGTTGGCATGACAGCATCACCCAGCTGGAACTGCGCGGCCTGTTCGACATTGGCAGCTGGCAGCATGAGCTGCTGATCGGCACCGAATACGAGGACTACCGCAAGAAGGAGCGCGTGACCGCTATCGCCGGCAGCCCCTACGCCATCGATATCTACAACCCGGTCTACGGCCAGCCCAAACCCAACGGCACGCGTTCCGGCACGGACTTCTTCGAGCAGACCAAAAGCCACGCGCTGAACCTGCAAGACCAGATCATCTTCACCGACCGCCTGCGCGGGATGATCGGCGCACGCTTTGAGCATTTCGAACAAAGCACCGACGATTTTGCCCGCAACCACGCCAAGAGCCGGCAAACCCACGATGCCCTGACCCAGCGTGCCGGCCTGCTCTACCAGTTGACGCCGCACGTCGGCGTATTCGCCAACGCCTCAACCTCGTTCAAGCCCAACAACGGCCTGGACGCCGAGGGCAAGTCCTTCAAGCCCGAAGAAGGCGTGGGCTATGAAGTGGGAGTTAAAAGCGAACTGTTCGACGACCGCCTGAGCGCCACCCTCGCCGCGTTCCATATCGAGAAGGAAAACGTACTGGCCCTGGACCCCGCCACCAATACCAACCGCGCCATGGGCAAGGCACGCAGCCAGGGTTTTGACCTGCAACTGAGCGGCCAAGTGACTGACGCGGTTCGGGTGATCGGCGCGTTCGCCTACATAGATGCCGAGGTGACTCAAGGCGACAAGGCCATCCCCACCGGCAGCCGAATTCTCGGCGTGGCCAAGCGCAGCGGTAGTTTGCTGGGTGTGTATGAGTTCCAGGATGGCTTCCTGCGCGGCTCGGACCTGGGCGCGGCCTTTACCTACGTCGGCGACCGCTCCGGCGAGGCTGGGAGCAGTTTTGAGTTACCGGCCTACCACACCGTCGACCTGCTGGCGCATTACAAGGCCACGCAGAATGTCACCGTCGGCCTGAACCTGAACAACTTGCTCGATGAAAAATACTACGAGCGCGCCTACAGCAATTACTGGGTCAACCCCGGGGAGCCTCGCAACTTCACCGTCAGCCTGACCCTCAACCTGTAA